Proteins co-encoded in one Brassica oleracea var. oleracea cultivar TO1000 chromosome C4, BOL, whole genome shotgun sequence genomic window:
- the LOC106337437 gene encoding uncharacterized protein LOC106337437 has protein sequence MPSGAKKRKALKKKKEQEASGASPSNKGFNGHGYDEHGSQDEGESDGNLSSPGSQGNGELWTRDSSPSPLSGLKKDTVKEKTDVPQGQEAKGEDVTALGRGTSHEEKNCVDKRPNNFSENVKAASKEADTLEIAPADDSVTKVVITNNNGPAEISTDLGSVQLEEAKEGNIPGSAAETSKESQVPESSEDKSLLPSGPPVTRTSWLSCCGLFDVMAGSER, from the exons ATGCCTTCTGGTGCTAAGAAGAGAAAGGCCTTGAAGAAAAAGAAGGAGCAGGAAGCTTCTGGAGCCAGTCCAAGCAACAAAGGCTTCAATGGTCATG GGTATGATGAACATGGAAGCCAAGATGAAGGAGAAAGTGATGGCAACTTGAGCTCCCCTGGTTCTCAAGGAAATGGAGAATTATGGACAAGAGATTCATCACCTTCTCCCTTATCTGGTCTGAAGAAGGACACTGTTAAAGAGAAAACAGACGTCCCTCAGGGACAAGAAGCGAAAGGTGAAGACGTTACTGCACTTGGAAGAGGAACATCTCACGAGGAGAAGAACTGTGTGGACAAACGACCCAATAACTTTTCTGAAAATGTTAAAGCAGCTAGTAAAGAGGCTGATACTTTGGAGATTGCACCAGCTGATGATTCTGTCACAAAGGTTGTGATTACTAACAACAATGGGCCAGCTGAAATCTCGACAGATTTGGGTTCTGTTCAACTAGAAGAAGCAAAGGAGGGTAACATTCCAGGATCTGCGGCAGAAACAAGTAAAGAATCTCAAGTGCCAGAATCTTCTGAAGACAAG AGTCTTCTCCCTTCTGGTCCACCAGTTACTCGAACCTCGTGGTTGAGTTGCTGCGGTTTGTTTGATGTGATGGCAGGTTCCGAAAGATAA
- the LOC106339095 gene encoding WD repeat-containing protein 55 homolog — MIIISLFNHYSQKLLQLFDYTFMLACATSSLATLDQGLITKSVDITFALASSGIVTASADCSILATDVETGASVAHLEHAHEDAVNTLITVTETTIASGDDQGCVKIWDTRQRSCSHEFNVHEDYISCMTFASDSMKLVATSGDGTLSVCNLRTSSMRIELSPGCDNGIISLVGILPNRIIQPIGSHEFPIEDLALSHDNKFLGSTAHDSMLKLWDLEEIIEGSNGNASGGESDSDNEEMDLDNDPKPSRATFWNILKHFFLEISKGTKRKTKSKPTPVDTKTSFFADM, encoded by the exons ATGATAATCATCTCTTTATTTAATCATTATTCACAGAAGCTTCTTCAGCTTTTCGATTATACTTTCATGCTTGCTTGTGCTACAAGTTCTTTGGCAACTTTAGATCAAGGACTGATAACAAAGTCTGTTGACATTACTTTTGCACTTGCCAGTTCAG GAATCGTGACAGCTTCAGCTGATTGCTCTATTCTAGCTACCGATGTGGAGACTGGTGCTAGCGTTGCACATCTTGAGCATGCTCACGA GGATGCTGTTAATACTTTGATAACCGTTACTGAGACAACAATCGCTTCAGGGGATGATCAAGGCTGTGTTAAG ATTTGGGATACGAGACAGCGCTCTTGCTCTCACGAGTTTAATGTCCACGAGGATTACATTTCTTGCATGACCTTTGCATCTGATTCAATGAAGCTAGTGGCTACAAG TGGAGATGGGACACTATCTGTATGTAATCTCAGAACGAG CTCGATGAGGATAGAGTTATCACCTGGATGTGATAATGGAATAATCAG CCTCGTTGGAATACTACCCAACAGAATCATACAGCCAATTGGGTCTCACGAGTTCCCTATTGAAGATCTCG CTCTCTCGCATGATAACAAGTTTCTTGGTAGCACAGCTCATGACAGTATGCTCAAG TTGTGGGACTTAGAAGAAATTATAGAAGGTTCTAATGGAAACGCATCGGGAGGAGAAAGTGACAGCGACAACGAGGAGATGGACCTTGACAATGATCCCAAGCCTTCCAGAGCTACTTTCTGGAACATTTTGAAACATTTTTTTCTTGAGATAAGTAAAG GTACCAAGAGGAAAACAAAAAGTAAACCAACTCCTGTGGACACTAAAACTAGTTTCTTCGCAGACATGTAG
- the LOC106337760 gene encoding uncharacterized protein LOC106337760, which yields MQRKMEIANTKWVAAAASIWIQSFSGASYTFGIYSSLLKSSQSYDQSTLDTVSVCKDIGANVGILSGLFYTAVASGRSGNGRFFSGPWVVIFVGLLQWFVGYGFIWMATSGVIERPPVAVMCFFMFLAGHCQPFFNTAIVVTAVRNFSDYGGTAVGIMKGYIGLSGAVLVQMYHIFCKGDPTNYLLLLAVVPSLLILTTMPFVRTYDTVIANDKKHLNGLSTISLIIVTYLMIVILVENIVGMSMTMKICSFTLLVLLLASPLLVAVRAHREEKDRFMSLDFPVTEKTTLLDAPKLNPSPDNVVMSNDMDVLQAIRTTNFWLLFTAMLCGMGSGLATVNNIRQVGESLRYSTVQLNSLVSLWSIWNFLGRFGSGYISDAYLHSHGWPRPVFMAITLALMAIGHVVMASGLLGSLYIGSLIVGLAYGSQWALMPTITSEIFGIRHMGTIFYTISIASPVGSYFFSVKVIGYLYDQVASVDDHSCYGNHCFSTSFVIMAAMAMLGSLVAFVLFLRTKKFYATLVAKRILK from the exons ATGCAGAGAAAGATGGAGATAGCAAACACAAAATGGGTGGCTGCAGCGGCGAGCATATGGATACAGAGCTTCAGCGGAGCAAGCTACACCTTTGGAATCTATTCTTCTCTTCTCAAATCATCTCAATCTTACGACCAATCTACCCTTGACACTGTCTCCGTCTGCAAAGACATCGGTGCGAACGTAGGCATCCTCTCTGGTCTTTTCTACACAGCCGTTGCAAGCGGAAGAAGCGGTAACGGTCGCTTCTTTAGCGGTCCATGGGTGGTTATATTCGTTGGGCTGCTCCAATGGTTCGTGGGGTATGGTTTCATATGGATGGCTACATCTGGTGTGATCGAACGGCCTCCTGTGGCTGTGATGTGTTTCTTCATGTTCTTGGCCGGTCATTGTCAGCCGTTCTTTAATACGGCGATTGTGGTCACCGCAGTACGTAACTTCTCCGACTATGGTGGAACCGCCGTTGGTATTATGAAG GGTTATATCGGGCTAAGTGGAGCAGTTCTTGTTCAAATGTACCACATCTTCTGTAAAGGTGACCCAACGAATTACCTTCTTCTCTTGGCCGTAGTACCATCACTTCTCATCTTGACGACGATGCCCTTCGTTAGAACGTACGACACAGTCATCGCTAACGACAAGAAACACTTGAACGGTCTCTCCACCATCTCCTTGATCATCGTCACATATCTTATGATCGTAATATTGGTTGAAAATATTGTCGGAATGTCAATGACCATGAAGATATGCTCCTTCACTCTTTTAGTTCTCTTGCTCGCATCTCCTCTCTTGGTCGCAGTTAGAGCACATCGCGAAGAGAAAGATAGATTCATGTCTTTGGATTTTCCGGTTACGGAGAAAACAACTTTGCTTGACGCTCCTAAGCTCAACCCTTCTCCCG ATAACGTTGTCATGTCCAATGACATGGACGTCCTCCAAGCAATACGCACAACCAACTTCTGGCTTCTATTCACGGCGATGTTATGCGGAATGGGTTCAGGGCTCGCGACTGTAAACAACATCAGACAAGTGGGCGAGTCACTTCGCTACTCTACGGTTCAACTCAATTCTCTAGTGTCTCTTTGGAGTATATGGAACTTCCTAGGCCGGTTTGGGTCAGGTTACATATCAGACGCTTATCTACATAGTCATGGCTGGCCAAGACCGGTTTTCATGGCTATAACTCTAGCCCTCATGGCTATAGGTCATGTTGTCATGGCCTCCGGTTTACTAGGAAGCCTATATATAGGTTCCTTAATTGTTGGTTTAGCGTACGGCTCGCAATGGGCACTCATGCCAACTATAACGTCTGAAATATTCGGGATTAGACATATGGGAACTATATTCTATACAATTTCGATAGCTAGTCCGGTTGGCTCGTATTTTTTCTCAGTGAAGGTAATAGGCTACTTGTACGACCAGGTAGCTTCTGTGGATGATCATTCTTGTTATGGGAATCATTGTTTTAGTACTTCGTTTGTGATAATGGCTGCCATGGCAATGCTTGGATCTCTTGTTGCGTTTGTGTTGTTCCTTCGTACAAAGAAGTTTTATGCAACTCTTGTGGCCAAGAGGATTTTGAAGTAA
- the LOC106340109 gene encoding uncharacterized protein LOC106340109, producing MAEEFDEAEVVFSEDLSSVFQRDNDDENGLFGLKERNKSRRIVKRKEKVTALSSSLPVNIPENMFRRHVEKEEGEHSEEEEYSNGRGEIVPPHVIVGRRIQAEGGGQMAFSVCSGSGRTLKGRDLSRVRNSVLRLTGFLEA from the coding sequence ATGGCTGAGGAATTCGATGAAGCTGAGGTTGTATTCTCTGAAGATTTAAGCTCAGTTTTCCAGAGAGACAACGATGATGAGAATGGTCTGTTCGGTCTGAAGGAGAGGAACAAGTCGCGGCGGATCGTCAAGAGAAAGGAGAAGGTAACGGCGTTATCGAGCTCGCTGCCAGTGAATATACCGGAGAACATGTTTCGTAGGCACGTTGAGAAAGAGGAAGGTGAACACTCTGAGGAGGAGGAATATTCCAACGGAAGAGGAGAGATCGTTCCGCCGCATGTTATAGTCGGACGGAGGATTCAAGCAGAAGGAGGAGGACAAATGGCGTTTTCAGTTTGTTCAGGTAGTGGAAGGACTCTTAAGGGGAGAGACCTGAGCAGGGTTCGTAACTCGGTTCTCAGGTTAACCGGTTTTTTGGAGGCGTGA